GACCTTGTATTTGGTATGCTCATCTTTACTTTAGGACCCAAATACTGACTATATAAAATTGACATTCTGAAAATGGAACTCGCTGTTTTATTGGTTTCATCTGTTTGGAATCATTATATATTGCCTCATAATTTTATGTAATTGTACAATTGTAACGTTCTTAAATTTTTAAATGTTCTGAAGATTCTTGGCTAATCCATGTTATGGGACCaccattttaaaaaatgaacttTACCTTCCTTAGGCCTACCAACCTGCCATTTCAATTCTCTTTCGCTTGAAAGCTAACGTCAACACAGGCTCCATGTTATTGTGGAATGGTTTCGATACTTTTCACTTTAAGCATGCTCTCATAACTGTCTTAACACATGCTATTACCTGGTTAAATATTCATTCCATATTCTGGAATTTATCTACTTTTCCAAGAGTTTAATATACATCAATTCTGGTGCAGGATTCTCCCTATTCCTTGCCCTGATGGTCGACAGGCTGCATCACTACATCAGGGAACTGCGTATAAGGAGGAAGAGCGCGGAAGCTGTTAAAAAACAGAATCGAGTTTTCGATGATAACAGGTCTCCAGCACCTGAGGAAATCAAAGTACTGGAAGACGAGATGAGTAAACTGCGTGGAATGATAGGTAGGCTGGAGAAACATCTTGCTGAAAAGAGTAAAGAGGCAAGCAGTGCGGAAGCCAATGCGACAGCCTTGAAGAAGCAATCGGAAGGCTTTCTTCTTGAATACGACCGCTTGCTTGAAGAAAACCAAAACCTCCGAAGCCAACTTCAGTCTCTAGATCGACAATTTTCCTTTTCTGATAGCAAAAAAGTGATGTGAGGCATCGTTCTATATATTGTGGCTTTCTTTTTTTGGGTTTTTGGCACGCACTTGTGTTATACTATAGCAGCAGTTTCCCTCCACTTTCCAAGAAAAGAGTCTCTAGTAGAAGAGGCTCCATTTTTTGTTTACCTTTTCTTCTTTTAGTTATTTCTACAATGAACAAATACTGATACCCAAAATTGTTAAAAAGTCTTTTTATGAGATCTCTTTACAATCAAACAATTTAAAATTGTATTAATATTTTACTCTCTTAGTttcataatagatgtcatactttcttttttagtttgtctcacaaaaaatatggtatttctttttttttttgaaaaaaactatttctcacattaatataaatatagtactattttctctctccatctaGCATACAAAACATCTTTAAACAagtatgtcatctattatgggaagGAGGATGTACTATAAGGGCATATGCAACGCATACGGCCGGCTCGTTCCATGGGGACGTAATGAAAAGAACACGATCAATTAAGGGAAGGGGATGCTCATTGTGGATGACTTAAGTTATccccaaccatttacactaaaagtAAACCTAATTTTGAGTACACATCACATCAAAAAGTAGtgttactccaaccatttatacCAAATCCAAATTTTACACCATTTTTTAGTGTATGTCTTATAAAATTTTTGTACTAGCACCACCATatttggtactccctccgtccccaaagaaatTTTGTAGTAGCACCACCACTACTTTGAGTTcagtacgagttttaatgcaaaattggtaaagtaagagagatgtagagataAAAAGttctccatccgtcccataatagatgacatactTAGAAAATGACACAGGATTTTAGGAGATTTATTTGGTGTATTAGGTAGatagagaaaatagtatatttatattcaaatgAGATAGAgtttttttcaaataaagaaatgtgacatcttttgtgggacaaactaaaaagtaaagtgtgacatctattatgggacggatggagtactaattaaagtattgttattgGGGAATGggtccacctcattagagattaaagagttttcaaaattagaaagtgtatattcttgtgggacaaactaaaaatgaaagaatacatatttttatgggacggaaggagtattgttctatagaaaaattcaaaaatggatttgGTTTGATATATGGTTAGAGAAATTTTCTATACCATAAATGAGTTTTTGGCATATGGTTGGAGATGATTTAACTTTgtacaatttttaattactacAATCTTAAGCTCATGAGTATATTTGTGCCATCATCTAATTCTCTATAAATGCATCTTATTTTAGTAAATTCTCTTGTACTTTTGTCGTTGCTTGATCATCAATAGCAAATTTAGCTATATTAGATTTTGTACATATATTCAAGGTAATGGTTGGATTTGAATGACAcaaatatactaatatattaTTGATTGTGTTGAGTGAATAAGGATGTGTTATTTGCCTTGCGTGATTATTGTGATATGAGCTGGAATTTCAGAGTTCTCAACATGTTTATGGCCTAAGaatatcaaataatgcaatTCTTGTTGAAATACCAAATGTATGAAATCATTCTTTTTATATAGATTAATAACATGTCTCTTTGATTTATATACAGATTTTTTGTAGTTGGTCTTTGGAGGCATGAAGAGGTGATTCTCCAAGAGTGAACATGAAAGTGACTTACTGGTGGAAAGTGAGTGGTGATGACATTACacttaatttcataattaattaacgaAATTCGGATAGTCAAAGAGGTAGGGCTAATCAAGTACATGTTCATGTTACATATTTATTCAAATCAAGTGAAACTGAGAGAAGAATCATTTTGTCTCAGAAGCCTATCAGTATTTAGAGCTGTGAGTA
This DNA window, taken from Salvia splendens isolate huo1 chromosome 18, SspV2, whole genome shotgun sequence, encodes the following:
- the LOC121777570 gene encoding B-cell receptor-associated protein 31-like, yielding MIQLLFGLIFAEMSLIVAFVFKTPLRKLVVMGLDRLKRGRGPIVVKTVAVTVFVLMVATVYNVVAMQKRWIQDEAEVNPTDQVIVAKRLLEASLMGFSLFLALMVDRLHHYIRELRIRRKSAEAVKKQNRVFDDNRSPAPEEIKVLEDEMSKLRGMIGRLEKHLAEKSKEASSAEANATALKKQSEGFLLEYDRLLEENQNLRSQLQSLDRQFSFSDSKKVM